The Doryrhamphus excisus isolate RoL2022-K1 chromosome 1, RoL_Dexc_1.0, whole genome shotgun sequence genome includes a window with the following:
- the agbl5 gene encoding cytosolic carboxypeptidase-like protein 5 isoform X1 — translation MEVRFGSIVFSSKFDSGNLARVERVNRTTPSPSPDATTAAAAGGAASAPGIPDYEFNVWTQPDCAGTEHENGNRSWFHFSVQGVAAGKLLKISVMNMNNQRKLYSQGMAPLVRTVPGKNRWERVRDRPTTEIVRNQFVLSFTHRLADVRGATTFFSFCFPFSYTECQEMLQRLDNSYQHGAELGTGSPPGSVYYHRELLCRSLDGNRVDLLTVTNCSGMQDEREPRLPQLFPDADTQRPHRFADKKVFFLSSRVHPGETPSSFVFNGFLSFILRRDDPRAHALRNMFVFKLIPMLNPDGVVRGHYRTDSRGVNLNRQYLNPSPELHPSIYAAKALLLYHHVHNRMQAWGPWAPPIHTEAIGQRRTTLPLTALEVSLNQRNTEKDAGPARPEVPMATEENGWGGVDEVAKEDPGSLSSSSETVAMLPQLREDEEQGSIPPKEGGVAYYVDLHGHASKRGCFMYGNNLPDESQQVENMLYPRLIAINSPHFDFVGCNFSEKNMYARDKRDGQSKEGSGRVAVHKAIGLLHSYTLECNYNTGKALNTIPAACHDNGRATPPPLPAFPPKYTPEIFEQVGRAVAISALDMAECNPWPRLVLSEHSCLGNLRAWVLKHVRSTAAQTANHHGKASPPKILHNGLSASAAEGSFSRMRCNSQSSGSLTPSPKMHSSPSFTFGCPPPTANTQNHGVRGGKSLGSVRDTKPPEKWHPPQHRTVLRSPGNSHAPAHTPPPPSSPPSSSSSSSSVSAAGSCLPSSIGTAGLGCADFQAARSKAPFAARPGRGGRGCRNPNPHPGHRPTATPQDCGPQHILASLRFTKCELPPHAGRSSGRKAGSSESTAARHNKTRPNLVLQADERAKPQTCKAPKRTTARAHVVK, via the exons ATGGAGGTTCGCTTCGGCAGCATCGTCTTCAGCTCCAAGTTTGACTCGGGGAACCTGGCCCGTGTGGAGAGGGTGAACAGGACCACGCCCAGCCCCTCTCCTGATGCCACCACCGCAGCCGCCGCCGGGGGGGCCGCATCGGCGCCAGGCATACCCGACTACGAGTTCAACGTTTGGACGCAGCCGGACTGTGCGGGCACGGAACACGAGAACGGCAATAG GTCCTGGTTTCACTTCAGCGTGCAGGGCGTGGCAGCCGGCAAGCTGCTGAAGATCAGCGTGATGAACATGAACAACCAGAGGAAGCTCTACAGCCAAGGCATGGCACCTCTGGTGCGCACGGTTCCCGGCAAGAACAGGTGGGAGAGGGTCCGCGACCGGCCGACCACTGAG ATCGTACGCAACCAGTTCGTGCTGTCCTTCACCCACCGGCTGGCGGATGTGCGAGGCGCCAccaccttcttctccttctgctTCCCCTTCTCCTACACCGAGTGCCAGGAGATGCTGCAGCGCTTGGACAACAGCTACCAGCACGGTGCTGAGCTCGGCACCGGGAG cCCCCCCGGCAGCGTGTACTATCACAGGGAGCTGCTGTGCCGCTCCCTGGACGGCAACAGGGTGGACCTGCTCACTGTGACCAACTGCAGCGGGATGCAGGACGAGCGGGAACCTCGTCTGCCGCAGCTCTTCCCGGACGCCGACACCCAGCGCCCACATCGCTTCGCTGACAAAAAA GTGTTCTTCCTCAGCAGCCGCGTGCACCCGGGCGAGACCCCCTCCTCCTTCGTCTTCAACGGCTTCCTCAGCTTCATCCTGAGGAGAGACGACCCCCGAGCCCACGCGCTAAGGAACATGTTCGTCTTCAAGCTCATCCCCATGCTCAACCCCGATGGCGTCGTCAGGGGACACTACAG GACGGACTCCCGGGGCGTGAACCTGAACAGACAGTACCTGAATCCCAGCCCCGAGCTGCACCCGTCCATCTACGCCGCCAAAGCGCTGCTGCTGTATCATCACGTACACAACAGAATGCAGGCCTGGGGGCCCTGGGCCCCACCCATCCACACGGAGGCTATCGGCCAGCGCCGGACCACCCTCCCCCTCACCGCTCTGGAAGTCAGCCTGAACCAGCGCAACACGGAGAAGGACGCCGGCCCGGCCCGGCCCGAGGTCCCGATGGCCACGGAAGAAAATGGTTGGGGGGGTGTGGACGAGGTGGCCAAGGAGGACCCCGGCAGCTTGTCCAGCTCCTCGGAGACGGTCGCCATGCTGCCACAGCTTCGGGAGGACGAGGAGCAGGGATCCATTCCGCCAAAGGAGGGGGGCGTGGCCTACTACGTGGACTTGCACGGCCACGCCTCCAAGCGGGGGTGCTTCATGTACGGAAACAACCTTCCTGACGAGAGCCAGCAG GTGGAGAACATGCTCTACCCCAGGCTGATCGCCATCAACTCGCCACACTTTGACTTTGTGGGGTGCAACTTTTCCGAGAAAAACATGTACGCGAGGGACAAGCGTGACGGCCAGTCGAAAGAAGGCAGCGGGCGGGTGGCCGTCCACAAAGCCATCGGGCTTCTTCACAG CTACACGCTGGAATGCAACTACAACACCGGGAAGGCGCTCAACACCATCCCCGCCGCTTGCCATGACAACGGCAGGGCCACGCCCCCTCCCTTGCCCGCCTTCCCACCCAAATACACGCCAGAAATATTTGAACAG GTGGGGCGCGCCGTGGCCATCTCAGCGCTGGACATGGCCGAGTGCAACCCGTGGCCGCGCCTGGTCCTGTCGGAGCACAGCTGCCTGGGGAACCTGCGGGCGTGGGTCCTCAAGCACGTCCGCAGCACCGCCGCCCAGACCGCCAACCACCACGGCAAGGCCTCGCCGCCCAAGATCCTCCACAA CGGTCTAAGCGCTTCGGCCGCCGAGGGCTCCTTCAGTCGCATGCGCTGCAACAGCCAGAGCAGCGGCAGCCTGACACCCTCCCCGAAGATGCACAGCTCGCCCAGCTTCACTTTCGGGTGCCCCCCACCCACAGCCAACACGCAGAACCACGGCGTGCGCGGCGGCAAGTCCCTCGGGTCCGTGCGGG ACACGAAACCTCCGGAGAAGTGGCACCCGCCTCAGCACCGCACCGTCCTGCGTTCCCCCGGCAACAGCCACGCACCCGCCCACACACCTCCTCCGCCCTCCTCacccccctcctcttcctcctcctcctcatcggtGTCTGCGGCAGGCTCCTGTCTCCCGTCCTCCATCGGTACGGCAG GCCTCGGCTGTGCAGACTTTCAGGCGGCTCGGTCCAAAGCGCCTTTCGCCGCACGCCCCGGCCGAGGAGGGCGAGGGTGCAGAAATCCTAACCCCCACCCGGGCCATCGCCCCACAGCG ACTCCACAAGACTGCGGACCCCAGCACATCCTGGCCTCCCTCAGGTTCACCAA GTGTGAGCTGCCGCCGCACGCAGGCCGCTCCTCCGGCAGGAAGGCGGGGTCGTCCGAAAGCACCGCCGCACGTCACAACAAGACCCGCCCTAATTTAGTCCTTCAAG CTGACGAGCGAGCCAAACCGCAGACCTGCAAAGCCCCCAAGAGGACCACCGCCCGAGCCCATGTCGTCAAATAG
- the ost4 gene encoding dolichyl-diphosphooligosaccharide--protein glycosyltransferase subunit 4, translated as MVTDVQLAIFANMLGVSLFLLVVLYHYVAVNNPKKQD; from the coding sequence ATGGTGACCGACGTGCAACTGGCCATCTTTGCCAACATGCTTGGCGTGTCGCTGTTCTTGCTGGTAGTCTTGTACCACTACGTGGCCGTCAACAACCCCAAGAAGCAGGACTAG
- the c1h1orf198 gene encoding uncharacterized protein C1orf198 homolog produces MAAATTAGLEAHSMEDKKFEYFSSINSMAKKIMQEREKIKTKHGSTWEKMSPQEQDSAIDNWMMDPHIRGRYAMHKVDREEVDCYPKVLIQTGQKIVHFGEEDITWQDEHSAPFSWETKSQLEFSLTSGAADQAASVSQGDPKSSKTPHSNYLGKTTATKVSVSESRRPKESSAFWKISAERSRLEGEQADFQSLTPSQIKSLEKGEKPLPSYLRQESSFPPKEQEAAADPQPAPPSRPTKQRAPKPPAPQPPAVVSATPASISISPGPAPPVVVSAGGGWERSQSTLPAVGYTVDEVYPSNALSKEDEASPSSPVFSQFNTSSNILKTGFDFLDNW; encoded by the exons ATGGCCGCCGCGACCACAGCGGGGCTCGAAGCCCACAGTATGGAAGACAAGAAATTCGAATATTTCTCGTCCATCAACTCCATGGCCAAGAAGATAATGCAAGAGCGGGAGAAAATCAAGACCAAGCACGGCTCGACGTGGGAGAAAATGTCACCGCAGGAACAAGACAGCGCCATCGACAACTGGATGATGGATCCTCACATACGAGGCCGATACGCGATGCACAAAGTAGACAGAGAGGAGGTGGACTGTTATCCCAAAGTGCTCATACAAACCGGGCAGAAGATTGTCCATTTCGGGGAGGAG GACATCACATGGCAAGATGAACATTCGGCCCCCTTCTCATGGGAAACCAAG AGCCAGCTGGAATTCAGCCTGACATCAGGCGCTGCTGACCAGGCGGCGTCCGTCTCCCAGGGGGACCCCAAATCCTCAAAGACCCCCCACTCCAACTATCTTGGCAAGACCACGGCTACCAAG GTGTCTGTGAGTGAGAGCAGGAGACCCAAGGAGTCGTCTGCTTTCTGGAAGATCAGTGCAGAGCGGTCCAGGCTGGAGGGGGAGCAAGCGGACTTCCAGTCCCTGACCCCCAGTCAGATCAAGTCCCTGGAGAAGGGAGAGAAGCCACTGCCCTCTTACCTGCGCCAG GAGTCATCTTTCCCCCCCAAAGAGCAGGAGGCGGCGGCAGACCCCCAGCCTGCGCCCCCATCCAGGCCCACCAAGCAGCGAGCACCCAAGCCCCCGGCGCCGCAGCCCCCTGCGGTCGTGAGCGCCACGCCGGCGTCCATCTCCATCTCGCCTGGCCCCGCCCCTCCGGTCGTGGTCTCGGCAGGGGGGGGCTGGGAGCGATCTCAGAGCACGCTGCCGGCCGTGGGCTACACCGTGGACGAGGTGTACCCCTCCAACGCCCTCTCCAAGGAGGACGAGGCCTCACCCAGCAGTCCCGTCTTTTCCCAG TTCAACACCAGCAGCAACATCCTGAAGACGGGCTTCGACTTCCTGGACAACTGGTAG
- the agbl5 gene encoding cytosolic carboxypeptidase-like protein 5 isoform X2, which translates to MEVRFGSIVFSSKFDSGNLARVERVNRTTPSPSPDATTAAAAGGAASAPGIPDYEFNVWTQPDCAGTEHENGNRSWFHFSVQGVAAGKLLKISVMNMNNQRKLYSQGMAPLVRTVPGKNRWERVRDRPTTEIVRNQFVLSFTHRLADVRGATTFFSFCFPFSYTECQEMLQRLDNSYQHGAELGTGSPPGSVYYHRELLCRSLDGNRVDLLTVTNCSGMQDEREPRLPQLFPDADTQRPHRFADKKVFFLSSRVHPGETPSSFVFNGFLSFILRRDDPRAHALRNMFVFKLIPMLNPDGVVRGHYRTDSRGVNLNRQYLNPSPELHPSIYAAKALLLYHHVHNRMQAWGPWAPPIHTEAIGQRRTTLPLTALEVSLNQRNTEKDAGPARPEVPMATEENGWGGVDEVAKEDPGSLSSSSETVAMLPQLREDEEQGSIPPKEGGVAYYVDLHGHASKRGCFMYGNNLPDESQQVENMLYPRLIAINSPHFDFVGCNFSEKNMYARDKRDGQSKEGSGRVAVHKAIGLLHRWGAPWPSQRWTWPSATRGRAWSCRSTAAWGTCGRGSSSTSAAPPPRPPTTTARPRRPRSSTSLGCADFQAARSKAPFAARPGRGGRGCRNPNPHPGHRPTATPQDCGPQHILASLRFTKCELPPHAGRSSGRKAGSSESTAARHNKTRPNLVLQADERAKPQTCKAPKRTTARAHVVK; encoded by the exons ATGGAGGTTCGCTTCGGCAGCATCGTCTTCAGCTCCAAGTTTGACTCGGGGAACCTGGCCCGTGTGGAGAGGGTGAACAGGACCACGCCCAGCCCCTCTCCTGATGCCACCACCGCAGCCGCCGCCGGGGGGGCCGCATCGGCGCCAGGCATACCCGACTACGAGTTCAACGTTTGGACGCAGCCGGACTGTGCGGGCACGGAACACGAGAACGGCAATAG GTCCTGGTTTCACTTCAGCGTGCAGGGCGTGGCAGCCGGCAAGCTGCTGAAGATCAGCGTGATGAACATGAACAACCAGAGGAAGCTCTACAGCCAAGGCATGGCACCTCTGGTGCGCACGGTTCCCGGCAAGAACAGGTGGGAGAGGGTCCGCGACCGGCCGACCACTGAG ATCGTACGCAACCAGTTCGTGCTGTCCTTCACCCACCGGCTGGCGGATGTGCGAGGCGCCAccaccttcttctccttctgctTCCCCTTCTCCTACACCGAGTGCCAGGAGATGCTGCAGCGCTTGGACAACAGCTACCAGCACGGTGCTGAGCTCGGCACCGGGAG cCCCCCCGGCAGCGTGTACTATCACAGGGAGCTGCTGTGCCGCTCCCTGGACGGCAACAGGGTGGACCTGCTCACTGTGACCAACTGCAGCGGGATGCAGGACGAGCGGGAACCTCGTCTGCCGCAGCTCTTCCCGGACGCCGACACCCAGCGCCCACATCGCTTCGCTGACAAAAAA GTGTTCTTCCTCAGCAGCCGCGTGCACCCGGGCGAGACCCCCTCCTCCTTCGTCTTCAACGGCTTCCTCAGCTTCATCCTGAGGAGAGACGACCCCCGAGCCCACGCGCTAAGGAACATGTTCGTCTTCAAGCTCATCCCCATGCTCAACCCCGATGGCGTCGTCAGGGGACACTACAG GACGGACTCCCGGGGCGTGAACCTGAACAGACAGTACCTGAATCCCAGCCCCGAGCTGCACCCGTCCATCTACGCCGCCAAAGCGCTGCTGCTGTATCATCACGTACACAACAGAATGCAGGCCTGGGGGCCCTGGGCCCCACCCATCCACACGGAGGCTATCGGCCAGCGCCGGACCACCCTCCCCCTCACCGCTCTGGAAGTCAGCCTGAACCAGCGCAACACGGAGAAGGACGCCGGCCCGGCCCGGCCCGAGGTCCCGATGGCCACGGAAGAAAATGGTTGGGGGGGTGTGGACGAGGTGGCCAAGGAGGACCCCGGCAGCTTGTCCAGCTCCTCGGAGACGGTCGCCATGCTGCCACAGCTTCGGGAGGACGAGGAGCAGGGATCCATTCCGCCAAAGGAGGGGGGCGTGGCCTACTACGTGGACTTGCACGGCCACGCCTCCAAGCGGGGGTGCTTCATGTACGGAAACAACCTTCCTGACGAGAGCCAGCAG GTGGAGAACATGCTCTACCCCAGGCTGATCGCCATCAACTCGCCACACTTTGACTTTGTGGGGTGCAACTTTTCCGAGAAAAACATGTACGCGAGGGACAAGCGTGACGGCCAGTCGAAAGAAGGCAGCGGGCGGGTGGCCGTCCACAAAGCCATCGGGCTTCTTCACAG GTGGGGCGCGCCGTGGCCATCTCAGCGCTGGACATGGCCGAGTGCAACCCGTGGCCGCGCCTGGTCCTGTCGGAGCACAGCTGCCTGGGGAACCTGCGGGCGTGGGTCCTCAAGCACGTCCGCAGCACCGCCGCCCAGACCGCCAACCACCACGGCAAGGCCTCGCCGCCCAAGATCCTCCACAA GCCTCGGCTGTGCAGACTTTCAGGCGGCTCGGTCCAAAGCGCCTTTCGCCGCACGCCCCGGCCGAGGAGGGCGAGGGTGCAGAAATCCTAACCCCCACCCGGGCCATCGCCCCACAGCG ACTCCACAAGACTGCGGACCCCAGCACATCCTGGCCTCCCTCAGGTTCACCAA GTGTGAGCTGCCGCCGCACGCAGGCCGCTCCTCCGGCAGGAAGGCGGGGTCGTCCGAAAGCACCGCCGCACGTCACAACAAGACCCGCCCTAATTTAGTCCTTCAAG CTGACGAGCGAGCCAAACCGCAGACCTGCAAAGCCCCCAAGAGGACCACCGCCCGAGCCCATGTCGTCAAATAG